The Arthrobacter russicus genome has a segment encoding these proteins:
- a CDS encoding response regulator translates to MTEDFRVLIVDDDFHVARLHYAYVEATPGFIALEPVGGGEAALRAVASLRPDLVLIDVYLPDWNGLDVLRNLDVDAMVLSAASDSDSVHKAIRRGALGYLIKPFGAEVLTAKLRGYARYRRLLSAVGSIDQEGLERALRQLHPVDSAAKPRSVTEQAVVGSLERAGALKRTAAEVASDVGISRATAQRYLSALVEDGAVEVSLRYGTAGRPEHQYSARP, encoded by the coding sequence TTGACTGAGGATTTTCGGGTATTGATCGTCGACGACGATTTCCATGTGGCGCGGCTGCACTATGCCTACGTCGAGGCGACGCCGGGGTTCATCGCGCTCGAACCGGTGGGCGGCGGCGAGGCAGCCCTGCGGGCGGTGGCCTCGTTGCGTCCGGACTTGGTGCTGATCGATGTGTATTTGCCGGATTGGAACGGCTTGGACGTGCTCCGGAATCTCGACGTGGACGCGATGGTGCTGAGCGCGGCGAGCGATTCCGACTCGGTGCACAAGGCGATCCGGCGCGGCGCCCTGGGCTACCTGATCAAACCCTTCGGCGCTGAAGTGCTGACTGCCAAGCTGCGCGGATACGCGCGTTACCGGCGGTTGCTCAGCGCCGTCGGCAGCATCGACCAGGAAGGTCTGGAGCGGGCGCTGCGGCAACTGCATCCGGTGGACAGCGCGGCCAAACCGCGTTCGGTGACCGAGCAGGCAGTCGTCGGCTCGCTGGAGCGGGCCGGTGCGCTCAAGCGCACCGCAGCGGAGGTGGCGTCCGACGTCGGCATCTCCCGGGCCACGGCGCAACGTTACCTCTCCGCCCTGGTCGAGGACGGCGCGGTCGAAGTCTCGTTGCGCTACGGAACCGCGGGGCGGCCGGAACACCAATACTCCGCCCGGCCTTAA
- a CDS encoding 3-hydroxyacyl-CoA dehydrogenase NAD-binding domain-containing protein produces the protein MNRTPEQTIGEQFNKLAELFPNEVVTHSYLRDVALPDGSTFALITLDNGLDHQRPTTLGPNTLVELGTLLEAQRERAARGEIVGVGVTGKPYFLVAGADLSAVGSLGEREQGKWMAQLGHEVYRTLNELEVPSFVFINGLALGGGLEIALNANYRTVSTGAGALALPEAFLGLVPGWGGVYLLPRLIGPENAVTVMVENALNNNRTTSGPQAFRLGIADALFEPADFLEQSIAWAAKVISGEITVQRPNAVSDPLTETQSAAWDAAVAKAKAIVKAKTSNAAPAPLRLIELFEKGKTWSKEESFAAEDDALADLMQTDEFRATVYAFLDLVQKRAKRPAGAPDKSLAKPVTKVGVVGAGLMAGQFSLLFARQLKVPVVMTDIDQARVDKGVAYVHGEVDKLLAKKRISPDAANRTKALVTGSVSKQAFADADFVIEAVFEELQVKKDVFAELEEIISEDCILATNTSSLSVTAMAEGLKHPERVVGFHFFNPVAVMPLLEIVRAPETSDAVLATAFQTAKALKKNAVLVKDAAAFVVNRILLRLMGEIAKAFDQGTDAKTADTALRPMGLPMTPFSLLSMVGVPVALHVSESLHAAFGDRFWVSQNQQRLIDAGKKGIWEIGEDGKPFVPQETLDLLEFGDTPISGEELLTRTQDALAEEIGLMLDEGVVAAAEDIDLCMILGAGWPMYLGGITPYLDRVGASERVNGKRFHAPGVASRA, from the coding sequence ATGAACCGCACCCCCGAGCAAACCATTGGCGAGCAATTCAACAAGCTCGCGGAATTGTTCCCGAACGAGGTCGTGACGCACTCTTATCTCCGCGACGTGGCACTGCCCGATGGCAGCACCTTCGCCCTGATCACCTTGGACAACGGTCTGGACCACCAGCGCCCTACCACGCTGGGTCCGAACACCTTGGTGGAATTGGGCACCCTGCTCGAAGCACAGCGCGAACGGGCCGCCCGGGGCGAGATCGTCGGCGTCGGCGTGACCGGGAAGCCTTATTTCCTGGTGGCCGGTGCGGATCTTTCCGCGGTCGGCTCGCTCGGCGAACGCGAACAGGGCAAATGGATGGCGCAGCTGGGCCATGAGGTTTACCGGACCCTGAACGAGCTGGAGGTGCCTAGTTTCGTCTTCATCAATGGACTGGCGCTCGGCGGCGGACTGGAAATCGCGCTCAACGCCAATTACCGCACGGTGTCCACGGGCGCCGGAGCACTCGCTTTGCCCGAGGCCTTCCTCGGTCTCGTTCCAGGATGGGGCGGCGTTTACTTGCTGCCGCGGCTGATCGGTCCGGAGAACGCGGTTACCGTGATGGTGGAAAACGCCTTGAACAACAACCGCACGACCTCCGGGCCGCAGGCCTTCCGCCTGGGCATCGCCGATGCCTTGTTCGAACCCGCTGATTTCCTCGAGCAGTCCATCGCCTGGGCGGCCAAGGTCATCTCCGGCGAAATCACCGTGCAGCGGCCGAACGCGGTTTCGGATCCGTTGACCGAAACCCAGTCGGCAGCCTGGGATGCCGCGGTCGCCAAGGCCAAGGCGATCGTCAAGGCCAAGACCTCGAACGCCGCTCCGGCGCCATTGCGGCTCATCGAATTGTTCGAAAAGGGCAAGACCTGGAGCAAGGAGGAGTCCTTCGCCGCGGAGGACGACGCGTTGGCCGATCTGATGCAGACCGACGAATTCCGGGCCACGGTGTATGCCTTCCTCGACCTGGTGCAGAAACGGGCCAAGCGGCCCGCCGGGGCACCGGACAAATCGCTGGCCAAGCCGGTGACCAAGGTCGGCGTGGTGGGCGCCGGGCTGATGGCGGGACAGTTCTCGCTGCTGTTCGCGCGGCAGCTCAAGGTGCCGGTGGTGATGACCGACATCGATCAGGCCCGCGTGGACAAAGGCGTGGCCTACGTGCACGGCGAAGTGGACAAGCTGCTGGCCAAGAAGCGGATTTCGCCGGATGCGGCCAATCGGACCAAGGCCCTGGTCACCGGTTCGGTGTCGAAGCAGGCCTTCGCCGACGCCGACTTCGTGATCGAGGCGGTCTTCGAAGAGCTGCAGGTCAAAAAGGACGTCTTCGCGGAACTCGAAGAGATCATCTCGGAAGACTGCATCCTGGCGACGAACACCTCTTCGCTTTCGGTGACCGCGATGGCCGAAGGGCTCAAGCATCCGGAACGCGTGGTCGGCTTCCATTTCTTCAATCCGGTGGCAGTCATGCCGTTGCTGGAGATCGTGCGGGCGCCGGAAACTTCCGACGCAGTGCTCGCCACGGCATTCCAGACCGCCAAAGCGTTGAAAAAGAATGCCGTGCTGGTCAAGGATGCCGCAGCCTTCGTGGTCAACCGGATCCTGTTGCGCCTGATGGGCGAGATCGCCAAGGCTTTCGACCAGGGCACCGACGCGAAAACCGCGGACACCGCATTGCGTCCGATGGGCTTGCCGATGACTCCGTTCAGCTTGCTCTCGATGGTCGGCGTGCCCGTGGCGCTGCATGTTTCGGAATCGCTGCACGCTGCCTTCGGCGACCGATTCTGGGTCTCGCAGAACCAACAGCGGCTGATCGATGCCGGCAAGAAAGGCATCTGGGAAATCGGCGAGGACGGCAAGCCGTTCGTCCCGCAGGAGACCCTGGACCTGCTCGAATTCGGCGACACTCCGATCAGCGGCGAAGAACTGCTCACCCGCACCCAGGACGCCTTGGCCGAGGAAATCGGCTTGATGCTCGATGAGGGCGTCGTCGCAGCGGCCGAGGACATCGACCTGTGCATGATCCTCGGCGCCGGTTGGCCGATGTACTTGGGCGGCATCACGCCGTACCTGGACCGGGTCGGGGCTTCGGAACGGGTCAACGGCAAGCGGTTCCACGCTCCGGGAGTCGCTTCCCGGGCCTAG
- a CDS encoding thiolase family protein has translation MEPRRTPASFRQEEQQVSPKPRQVREVVFVDGVRTPFGKAGEKGIYANVRADDLVVKCIRDLMRRNPSLPPERIDDVAIAATTQTGDQGLTIGRTAALLAGLPKSVPGFAIDRMCAGAMTAVTTTASGIGFGAYDVVIAGGVEHMGHHPMGSGADPNPRFMSERLVDPAALNMGNTAENLHDRFPAITKERTDRYAVNSQNKLAAAYEKGQIQPDLVPVAAFKAEAGATEANPGHSWQLNTADEPPRPGTTMEDLAGLRTPFRPHGRVTAGNAAGLNDGATAAILASAEAAEELGLPVKMKLVSYGFAGVEPEVMGIGPVPATEKALKNAGLSIEDIGLFEINEAFAVQVLSFLDYFGIADDDPRVNRYGGAIAVGHPLASSGVRLMNQLARQFEEDHSVQYGITTMCIGLGMGATVIWANPHFVGPHFAGQQDEGAAA, from the coding sequence ATGGAGCCCCGCCGAACTCCTGCGAGTTTTCGACAAGAGGAGCAACAGGTGAGCCCAAAGCCACGGCAAGTCCGTGAAGTAGTCTTCGTCGACGGCGTGCGGACCCCCTTCGGAAAGGCCGGCGAAAAGGGCATTTATGCCAACGTCCGGGCCGACGATCTGGTGGTCAAATGCATCCGCGACCTCATGCGCCGCAACCCTTCGTTGCCGCCGGAACGCATCGATGACGTGGCGATCGCGGCGACGACGCAAACTGGGGACCAAGGCCTCACCATCGGCCGCACCGCCGCTCTGCTGGCCGGCCTGCCGAAGTCGGTTCCCGGCTTCGCGATCGACCGGATGTGCGCCGGCGCGATGACGGCCGTGACCACCACGGCCTCAGGCATCGGCTTCGGCGCCTACGATGTGGTGATCGCCGGCGGCGTCGAGCACATGGGGCACCATCCGATGGGCTCCGGCGCCGACCCGAACCCGCGCTTCATGTCCGAACGCCTGGTCGATCCGGCTGCGCTGAACATGGGCAATACCGCGGAAAACCTGCACGACCGGTTCCCGGCGATCACCAAGGAGCGCACCGACCGCTATGCGGTCAATTCGCAGAACAAGCTCGCCGCAGCCTACGAAAAAGGCCAGATCCAGCCGGATCTGGTGCCGGTCGCGGCGTTCAAAGCCGAGGCCGGCGCTACTGAAGCGAACCCCGGACACAGCTGGCAGCTCAACACCGCAGACGAACCGCCGCGGCCCGGAACCACGATGGAAGACCTCGCCGGGCTGCGCACCCCGTTCCGCCCGCACGGCCGGGTCACTGCGGGCAACGCCGCCGGATTGAACGACGGCGCCACGGCCGCGATCCTGGCCTCGGCCGAGGCAGCCGAGGAGCTCGGACTTCCGGTCAAGATGAAACTTGTCAGCTACGGATTTGCCGGCGTCGAACCCGAAGTCATGGGCATCGGACCGGTTCCGGCCACTGAAAAGGCGCTCAAAAATGCCGGACTCAGTATCGAAGACATCGGCCTGTTCGAGATCAATGAGGCGTTTGCCGTCCAAGTCCTGTCGTTCTTGGACTACTTCGGCATCGCCGACGACGACCCCCGGGTCAACCGTTATGGCGGAGCGATTGCGGTAGGCCACCCGCTGGCCTCGTCCGGCGTCCGCTTGATGAACCAGTTGGCCCGGCAGTTCGAAGAAGACCATTCGGTCCAGTACGGCATCACCACGATGTGCATCGGCCTGGGCATGGGCGCGACCGTGATCTGGGCCAATCCCCATTTTGTCGGGCCGCATTTCGCCGGTCAGCAGGACGAAGGAGCCGCAGCATGA
- a CDS encoding ribonuclease D — MTFQADPADPIEKRTRDRSARQSRRADAPASNHTVPPADEPSATQTTTKATATKTKAAKATGKKPPARKVPAPEAGKSTAEPAAPTSSAAVRSGEPSAELDLSALPEVIELDTPRDGVPLVINTPEGLERAARALAAGTGPAGVDAERASGFRYGQRAFLVQIRREGAGTWLIDPEPFDDLTSINEALAGVEWILHAASQDLPCLSELGMWPSSLFDTELAARIAGLPKVGLAAVVEQLLGFGLAKEHSAADWSTRPLPEPWLRYAALDVEVLAELRDELVELLEADGKLEWAEQEFQAILDAGPPAPRTDPWRRTSGVHQLRDRRQLAVVRQLWLERDSLAQNRDVAPGRLLPDSALVAVARAMPDTVPQLLATSGFHGRAAQREAPRWMRAINEAKALKELPPLHLPSSSPPPPRAWADKDPAAAARFATVRPRLLALAETLNLPVENLLTPDFVRRISWRPPAELTESGIGEALADLGARPWQIGQTAPLLAEAFRHPDQLPAKANTAADPEATD, encoded by the coding sequence ATGACATTCCAAGCCGATCCGGCAGATCCCATCGAAAAACGAACCCGCGACCGTTCCGCACGGCAGAGCCGTCGCGCCGATGCCCCGGCCTCGAACCACACCGTACCGCCTGCCGATGAGCCATCGGCCACGCAGACGACGACGAAAGCGACGGCGACGAAGACGAAAGCCGCAAAAGCGACGGGCAAAAAACCACCGGCCCGGAAGGTTCCGGCGCCGGAAGCCGGAAAATCCACAGCCGAACCGGCTGCTCCGACGTCGTCGGCCGCGGTTCGATCCGGAGAACCATCCGCGGAGCTCGACCTGTCCGCCTTGCCCGAGGTGATCGAACTCGATACCCCCCGAGACGGCGTGCCCTTGGTGATCAACACCCCGGAAGGACTCGAGCGGGCTGCCCGGGCGCTGGCCGCCGGCACCGGTCCCGCCGGAGTGGACGCCGAACGCGCCTCCGGTTTCCGCTACGGCCAACGTGCATTCCTGGTGCAGATCCGTCGGGAAGGAGCTGGGACCTGGTTGATCGACCCGGAGCCGTTCGACGACCTCACGAGCATCAACGAGGCGCTCGCCGGCGTGGAATGGATCCTGCACGCGGCCAGCCAGGACCTGCCCTGCCTCTCCGAGCTGGGCATGTGGCCCAGCTCGCTCTTCGATACCGAATTGGCCGCCCGGATCGCCGGTCTGCCCAAGGTCGGCCTGGCCGCCGTCGTCGAGCAGCTGCTCGGCTTCGGCCTGGCCAAAGAGCACTCGGCCGCCGATTGGTCGACCCGGCCGCTTCCCGAACCCTGGCTGCGCTACGCGGCCTTGGATGTGGAAGTCCTCGCGGAGTTGCGCGACGAACTCGTGGAACTGCTCGAAGCCGATGGAAAGCTCGAGTGGGCGGAGCAGGAATTCCAGGCGATCCTCGACGCCGGCCCGCCCGCGCCGCGGACCGACCCCTGGCGCCGCACCTCCGGAGTGCACCAACTCCGGGACCGCCGGCAGCTGGCCGTAGTCCGGCAACTCTGGCTGGAGCGTGATTCCTTGGCGCAGAACCGGGACGTCGCCCCGGGCCGCTTGCTGCCGGATTCAGCCCTGGTGGCAGTGGCCCGGGCAATGCCGGACACCGTGCCGCAACTTTTGGCGACCTCGGGTTTCCACGGCCGTGCCGCGCAACGCGAAGCACCGCGCTGGATGCGGGCGATCAACGAGGCCAAAGCGCTCAAGGAGCTGCCACCGCTGCACCTGCCCAGCAGTTCGCCGCCACCACCGCGCGCCTGGGCGGACAAAGACCCGGCGGCCGCAGCCCGGTTCGCCACGGTACGGCCTCGGCTGCTCGCGCTGGCCGAAACCCTGAACCTGCCGGTGGAAAACCTGCTCACCCCGGACTTCGTGCGTCGGATCTCCTGGCGCCCGCCGGCCGAACTCACCGAATCCGGGATCGGCGAAGCCCTGGCAGACCTGGGTGCCCGGCCCTGGCAAATCGGGCAGACGGCACCCCTGCTCGCGGAAGCATTCCGGCATCCGGATCAGCTGCCGGCCAAAGCGAACACTGCGGCAGATCCCGAGGCAACCGACTGA
- a CDS encoding threonine aldolase family protein, producing the protein MTEPLHDKKLRGFASDNYAGVHPEILAALAIANEGHQVSYGEDVYTEKLAEVFEKHFGPSLSGQEIEVYPVFNGTGANVLGLQAMLPRWGAVIAAKTAHINLDEGGAPERVGGLKLLTVETPDGKLTPALIDQEAWGWGDEHRAQPLVVSITQVTELGTCYTPEEVKAIADHAHERGMLLHMDGARLANAAASLGVPFKAFTTDAGVDVLSFGGTKNGMIFGEAVVLLNPAAAPGMKFLRKLNMQLASKMRFISAQFIALLDGDLWLRSAAHANAMAARLRAGIDQIPGVEASQRTQANGVFAILPDGVADRVREKFRFYDWDEARREVRWMCSFDTTEADIDAFLAAIRTEVSNKSNGAD; encoded by the coding sequence GTGACCGAACCACTCCATGACAAGAAGCTGCGCGGATTCGCCTCCGACAACTATGCCGGCGTGCATCCCGAAATCCTCGCCGCGCTGGCCATTGCGAACGAAGGCCATCAGGTTTCCTACGGCGAAGACGTGTACACCGAAAAGCTGGCCGAAGTGTTCGAAAAGCACTTCGGACCATCGCTTTCGGGCCAGGAGATCGAGGTCTATCCGGTGTTCAACGGCACCGGAGCGAACGTGCTCGGCCTGCAGGCCATGCTGCCGCGTTGGGGTGCCGTGATTGCGGCGAAGACCGCGCACATCAACCTAGATGAGGGCGGCGCCCCGGAACGGGTCGGCGGGCTGAAGCTGCTCACCGTGGAAACCCCGGACGGCAAGCTCACCCCCGCGTTGATCGACCAGGAAGCTTGGGGCTGGGGCGACGAGCACCGGGCCCAACCGCTGGTGGTGTCGATCACCCAGGTGACCGAATTGGGCACCTGCTACACGCCGGAAGAGGTCAAGGCGATCGCCGACCACGCGCACGAACGCGGCATGCTGCTGCACATGGACGGCGCCCGGTTAGCCAATGCGGCAGCCTCACTCGGTGTGCCGTTCAAAGCCTTCACCACCGATGCTGGCGTGGACGTGCTCTCCTTCGGCGGCACCAAGAACGGCATGATCTTCGGTGAAGCCGTGGTGCTGCTGAATCCTGCGGCAGCGCCCGGCATGAAATTCCTGCGCAAGCTCAATATGCAGCTCGCCTCGAAAATGCGCTTCATTTCGGCCCAGTTCATCGCACTGCTCGACGGCGACCTCTGGCTCCGTTCGGCAGCGCACGCCAATGCGATGGCAGCCCGGCTGCGCGCCGGAATCGATCAGATCCCGGGCGTCGAAGCGAGCCAGCGAACCCAGGCCAACGGGGTCTTCGCGATCCTGCCGGACGGCGTCGCCGACCGGGTCCGGGAGAAGTTCCGCTTCTACGATTGGGACGAGGCCCGGCGCGAAGTGCGTTGGATGTGCTCCTTCGACACCACCGAAGCAGACATCGACGCTTTTCTGGCCGCGATCCGAACCGAAGTTTCGAACAAAAGCAACGGCGCCGACTGA
- a CDS encoding SDR family NAD(P)-dependent oxidoreductase codes for MKNILIAGGSSAAGVATAKVFVAAGHRVLTVGSSAERIAAAAGISGAVAMVADLSSADDVARLHAEIAAKYGPVHGLAHLVGGWRGGGSIPEQDDADWDFLSNNVIQTLRLTSREFFTELVENSGRLAIVSSTGLAKPTASNANYVAAKAAAEAWTLALADGFAKVVEGRNSAAAAAVIFRVKALLTEEMKAAQPERKFPGYTHVDELAASIYDSFTGATAELNSSIISLG; via the coding sequence ATGAAGAATATTCTGATCGCCGGCGGCTCCTCGGCCGCCGGCGTTGCCACCGCCAAGGTCTTCGTTGCGGCCGGGCACCGGGTGCTCACCGTCGGCTCCTCGGCCGAGCGGATCGCCGCCGCTGCCGGCATCAGCGGCGCGGTGGCGATGGTCGCCGATCTCTCCAGCGCCGACGACGTGGCGCGTCTGCACGCAGAAATCGCGGCGAAATACGGCCCGGTCCACGGACTCGCCCACCTGGTGGGCGGTTGGCGCGGCGGCGGCTCGATTCCGGAACAGGACGACGCCGATTGGGACTTCCTGTCGAACAACGTCATCCAGACCTTGCGGCTGACCAGCCGCGAGTTCTTCACCGAGCTGGTGGAGAATTCCGGCCGGCTCGCCATCGTCTCCTCGACTGGCCTCGCCAAGCCGACGGCGTCGAACGCCAACTACGTCGCGGCCAAAGCCGCAGCCGAAGCCTGGACGCTGGCGCTTGCCGACGGCTTCGCCAAAGTAGTCGAAGGCCGCAATTCCGCGGCCGCAGCCGCCGTCATTTTCCGCGTCAAGGCGCTTTTGACCGAAGAAATGAAAGCCGCGCAACCGGAGCGCAAGTTCCCGGGCTACACGCACGTCGATGAACTCGCGGCCAGCATCTATGACTCCTTCACCGGAGCCACTGCCGAACTCAACAGCAGCATCATCAGTCTCGGATAG
- a CDS encoding DUF6421 family protein, whose protein sequence is MTQTVTAPESIAPTSAPDLEAIAHGSAWLQLKRAATELQGLQIKDGSVPEAADLPRAGELVAAITASVEALAPSFPHDAEYLSLLVEDFRRWAATGFGVPDFLDSLLAFQPQAHRIDGLGHLVVFPMYTQNGSSNRFVEAVLIKVVWPEFIAELEAGAYSNRLFVPINFIDFTPGYDTNSAVLFPESVAVRETPKFTWGAIFQDREAARFRKVLKAAAEITSLELPADAAEFLDDQKLTQETFVMWDLIHDRTHMRGDLPFDPFMIKQRMPYFLYSLEELRCDLTAFSESVKLEKDENASEDVRKYAKLVQYAVIFDRIFRFAITGSRVRNYDGLGGQLLFAWMHQHHVLHWTDTKLTIDWDEVADVVVALGEKIHDLYWRSIDRPKTAHWLAAYELVSETVTPNPASVWAKGPDALPLNEPPRALTDQVLDDEFPLSMFYEALEKKMRTVIESTTGITGKDSIADPAGTAETMGA, encoded by the coding sequence ATGACCCAGACTGTGACTGCCCCGGAAAGCATCGCCCCTACCAGTGCGCCAGACCTCGAGGCGATTGCCCATGGCTCGGCTTGGTTGCAGCTCAAGCGCGCAGCAACTGAACTGCAGGGCCTCCAAATCAAGGACGGATCGGTTCCGGAAGCGGCGGATCTGCCCCGGGCCGGCGAATTGGTCGCCGCGATCACCGCCTCGGTCGAAGCCCTCGCCCCGAGCTTCCCGCACGATGCCGAGTACCTTTCCTTGCTGGTGGAGGATTTCCGGCGCTGGGCCGCGACCGGCTTCGGCGTGCCGGATTTCCTCGACTCGTTGCTGGCATTCCAACCGCAAGCGCACCGGATCGACGGCTTGGGTCACCTCGTGGTCTTCCCGATGTACACCCAGAACGGTTCGAGCAACCGCTTCGTCGAAGCAGTGCTGATCAAGGTCGTCTGGCCGGAGTTCATCGCTGAGCTGGAAGCCGGCGCCTATTCCAACCGGCTCTTCGTACCGATCAATTTCATCGATTTCACGCCCGGCTACGACACGAACTCCGCGGTGCTGTTCCCGGAGTCGGTCGCGGTGCGGGAAACGCCGAAGTTCACCTGGGGCGCGATCTTCCAAGACCGCGAGGCTGCCCGGTTCCGCAAAGTGCTCAAGGCCGCAGCGGAAATCACCTCTCTGGAGCTGCCCGCCGATGCCGCGGAGTTCCTCGATGACCAGAAGCTCACCCAGGAAACCTTCGTGATGTGGGACCTGATCCATGACCGCACGCATATGCGCGGCGATTTGCCCTTCGATCCGTTCATGATCAAGCAGCGGATGCCGTACTTCCTGTACTCCTTGGAGGAGCTGCGCTGCGATCTGACCGCGTTCAGCGAATCGGTGAAGCTCGAAAAGGACGAAAACGCCTCCGAAGACGTGCGCAAATACGCCAAATTGGTCCAGTACGCGGTGATTTTCGACCGGATTTTCCGCTTCGCGATCACCGGTTCCCGGGTGCGCAATTATGACGGACTCGGCGGCCAGCTGCTCTTCGCCTGGATGCACCAGCACCATGTGCTGCACTGGACCGACACCAAACTGACCATCGACTGGGACGAGGTCGCCGACGTCGTCGTGGCACTGGGCGAGAAGATCCACGATCTGTACTGGCGGTCCATCGACCGGCCGAAGACCGCGCACTGGTTGGCTGCGTATGAACTGGTTTCGGAAACCGTGACGCCGAACCCGGCTTCGGTCTGGGCCAAGGGCCCGGACGCGCTGCCGCTCAACGAACCGCCGCGCGCACTCACCGATCAGGTGCTCGACGACGAATTCCCGCTCTCGATGTTCTATGAAGCGTTGGAAAAGAAGATGCGCACCGTGATCGAATCCACCACCGGAATTACCGGCAAGGACAGCATCGCCGATCCGGCCGGCACGGCAGAGACAATGGGGGCATGA
- the msrB gene encoding peptide-methionine (R)-S-oxide reductase MsrB, translating to MTDSNAGYFQNSYTPAVVKTDAQWRAELSPEEYRVLRESGTERAYTGEYTDTHTEGVYQCRACGAELFRSKEKFDSHCGWPSFFAPAEEGTVRYIHDRSMGMDRVEVRCANCDSHLGHVFEGEGYGTPTDKRYCINSLSMKLVPAE from the coding sequence ATGACTGATTCGAATGCTGGCTACTTCCAGAACAGCTACACCCCCGCCGTGGTGAAAACCGATGCGCAGTGGCGGGCCGAACTCAGCCCGGAGGAATACCGGGTACTCCGCGAATCCGGAACCGAACGCGCTTACACCGGCGAATACACCGATACGCATACCGAAGGCGTCTACCAGTGCCGGGCCTGCGGCGCGGAGTTGTTCCGCAGCAAGGAAAAGTTCGATTCGCACTGCGGCTGGCCGTCGTTCTTCGCCCCCGCCGAAGAAGGCACCGTGCGTTACATCCACGACCGGTCGATGGGCATGGACCGGGTCGAAGTGCGTTGCGCGAACTGCGATTCGCATTTGGGCCACGTGTTCGAAGGCGAAGGCTACGGCACCCCCACGGACAAGCGGTACTGCATCAATTCCCTGTCCATGAAGCTGGTGCCCGCAGAGTGA
- a CDS encoding alpha/beta hydrolase family protein, giving the protein MAAVQDPDHTGTAGGWLKWAALGAAAGAGALSLAAAGGSALAGYFARRVVTPERVQPEDLPILAVLREADELHIVFPATEETIVDGWYGLSFTGGTGFARIGPIRSYVPREGTVTRVVDRVLAGNLHEALRGRWTGALYRSPAELGLPAQDVLIDLPVGPAPAWVIQPNPGTEIPTWAIMVHGRGVQRSEGLRAVRTTQDLGMTCLLMSYRNDGDAPDAEDGRYSLGLTEWRDLEAGIEYALQHGAKDVVLFGYSMGGAISLQLLDRSRYRRNVLALVLDGPVINWVDVLAHQATVNRVPAAIGRYGQLILSHPLGRRITGLAAPLDLKSLDWVSRAQELRTPTLILHSKDDDFVPYGPSAELARRNPELVDFVEFDAAAHTREWNVDPERWDAVVKAWLGPKLGRYELPRDNVPEEFRD; this is encoded by the coding sequence ATGGCGGCTGTCCAGGATCCGGATCACACAGGCACGGCGGGCGGCTGGCTCAAATGGGCGGCCCTCGGAGCGGCGGCCGGCGCCGGAGCGCTTTCGCTCGCTGCGGCAGGAGGCTCTGCCCTGGCCGGCTATTTCGCTCGCCGGGTGGTCACGCCGGAGCGGGTGCAGCCGGAGGACCTGCCGATTCTCGCGGTGCTCCGGGAAGCCGACGAACTCCACATCGTGTTCCCGGCAACCGAAGAGACGATCGTGGACGGCTGGTACGGCCTGAGTTTCACCGGAGGCACTGGATTCGCCCGGATCGGGCCGATCCGTTCCTATGTGCCCCGCGAAGGCACGGTGACCAGAGTGGTCGACCGGGTGCTCGCCGGCAACCTGCACGAAGCGCTCCGCGGCCGTTGGACCGGAGCGCTCTACCGCAGCCCCGCGGAGCTCGGACTGCCGGCCCAGGACGTGCTGATCGACTTGCCGGTGGGCCCGGCCCCGGCCTGGGTGATCCAGCCGAATCCCGGCACCGAGATTCCGACCTGGGCGATCATGGTGCACGGGCGCGGAGTGCAGCGTTCGGAAGGTTTGCGTGCGGTGCGGACCACGCAGGATTTGGGCATGACCTGCCTGTTGATGTCCTACCGGAACGACGGCGATGCTCCGGACGCCGAAGACGGCCGTTATTCCTTGGGCCTGACCGAGTGGCGCGATCTGGAAGCCGGGATCGAATACGCTTTGCAGCACGGAGCGAAAGACGTGGTGCTTTTCGGCTATTCGATGGGTGGTGCGATTTCACTGCAGTTGCTGGACCGGAGCCGCTACCGGCGCAATGTCCTGGCCCTGGTGCTGGACGGGCCGGTGATCAACTGGGTCGATGTGCTGGCCCATCAGGCCACGGTGAACCGGGTTCCGGCGGCGATCGGCCGGTATGGCCAGCTGATCCTGAGCCATCCGCTGGGCCGCCGGATCACCGGGCTCGCCGCGCCGCTGGATTTGAAAAGCCTGGACTGGGTCAGCCGGGCCCAGGAGCTGCGGACGCCGACATTGATCCTGCACAGCAAGGACGACGATTTCGTGCCGTACGGTCCGTCCGCGGAATTGGCCCGGCGCAATCCGGAATTGGTCGATTTCGTCGAATTCGATGCCGCGGCGCACACCCGGGAATGGAACGTGGACCCGGAGCGCTGGGACGCGGTGGTCAAAGCCTGGCTCGGGCCGAAGCTGGGCCGTTACGAGTTGCCGCGGGACAATGTTCCGGAGGAGTTCCGCGACTGA